ATGATGAAACGTTCTGAATTCTTGAGATTTCTATGTAGTTGAGAGAGAGTCTTCATGGTATGTGTTTGCTCCCCTTTCCTCCTCGTTTATAATCTATAATACTGCCTTAGTTAGCATTAACCTGACCTAATCTGAAGGGGAATAGTCATTGCAAGTACATGTTCCCAGTTATTCCCTCACTGACATTCCTTGTTTGTCTTCAGTTACAGGTTTATGATAATGGACCGCTTTGGGAGTGACCTTCAGAAAATATATGAAGCAAATGCCAAAAGGTTTTCTCGGAAAACTGTATTGCAGCTAAGCTTAAGAATTGTATGTGAGCTATGCTCCTTGTGAATCCAGTAAGGGCTGGTTTCCGCTGAAGCTCAgccctctgctggccatgttAGGTACTGCACTAACTCACTGTGTGTTCTCTGTAGCTGGATATCCTGGAGTACATCCACGAGCATGAGTACGTGCATGGGGACATCAAGGCCTCCAACCTGCTCCTGAGTCACAAGAACCCTGACCAGGTCCTTAGAACTGCAGCTTTTACTGTTGTAACTTGTGCTGCTTGGGAGCAAGTGGGGCACTCTGGGCTGAAGCCCACAAGCTCCGAAGTAGAGAAGCTAACAATGCCCTTTCTCCAGACACTTGTATCCAGTGCCATTCTGTGTTTTTGTTGCAGTGTGCTGGCACTTTATCAAGTTGGCTGTTTTGCTCTACATAATATTTGGGAGTGCTTGCTACAACGTGCATTTCAAATAGCTGTTTGGGGTGAAGCTTAAACTATAAAGTGCACCAGCGAGTTAGATCTGCTGGTCCACTTTGTCACCTTCATTACTTCCTGTGTTCAAAAACTCCATCTGACATAAGTGTCTGTTATTTGGAGAATTTGGTCTTTAATGTGGGGTCAGTTCAGTTGTCAGTGACAATAAAGGCTGCTTAGTGTCGCCTCTTGATCTTGTGTAAGAAGGAGGTTTTGAGTGCTTGGCTCAGGGAAGTGATCTGTCAACATACTCTGCCCTTGGGTCTGCTGCATACGGTTTCCTTCTTTTGATTCCCTCCTTTTCTGCCCAGGGTGTTGGCTTTTGCTCTGTAAGCTCTGGCGAGCCTCAGGAATCAGTGTAGGGCACCGGGAGCAAGCTGCTGTGCTGGGACGCTCTGTGAGGGGCATCCTCAACCATCTCATTCGAGCTGTTTCCCTGAGCACAGCCAAGAGCCTGAGCGAGCAGTAAAGCTCCCTTTACGTTAGCTGAAGTAGGAAGGGCTTGCAGAGCACTATTAGAAACCGACTGCTGTTGGTTTGCACGTGACTGATGGGAGCAGCTTCTGTCCACACGGCAGCTGTGTGCGGCTCTCCTGCCTTTCTGACCTGCTCTGTGGATGGGGTTACTCTCTCAGGCCACATGTGTCCATCTTTGTGTTCACGCGCACATGTGTCCATGCGTTGTGACAGAACCAGGTGTATGTGTGGCTGTCAGACGGAAGCCACTTATCCTAGTGTTGTATGCTAGTCGGGACAACCAGCTATGCCCATAGCATtactctggttttttttgtttgttttttaagttagcTTTAATCTGGAAGACCAGACTGTAATATATAGTATTTAAGATGCAGGTAGAGGCCTGATCTAAGAGTTTTGAAAGTTATTATAGCCCTTGAATCATTTTATGAAGTAAATAGGCATTTGACTATTTTACAAGGATCAAGAGTAGAAGACAGCTGTTGTTTTGTGTGCTAACAGCATTCATGTCCCTTTTCTTTGTGGAGAGAGTCttgaacatttatattttgttgtaGTTTTGTTCTAGACTCTGTAAAAGAAACTGACCATCTGTAAGCCTTGCCCATGGAGACAGGATTAACCACTTTAGCAGAAAGCATGCAGAGGGAACTAACACTCGAGCACTGTGGCCTTCTGGTCATTTAACACTTATTAAAAGTCAAACCTTcctgggtgggagggtggggataGCTTAGTGGTAGCGCAGCAGCagcagagctcttgcctagctTGTGTGAAGCTTTAGGTGCGACCCCCAGCATTGCAAAGAAGGTGGGGGGAGACTCAGGACTTGCTGGAGTGCTCAGTTTAGATTTGACTTGCTTCGTGAGCTGCTGTTTGCCCTTGTAGGTGAATCGACCTCCAAgtgattgtattttatttcagtacTTTTCTGGTCATTCATGTGCATTGATTTTCGTCTCTAATTTGGTTCTTGGAAATTTATAGGTATATTTGGTAGACTATGGCCTTGCTTATCGGTACTGCCCAGATGGAGTTCATAAAGAGTACAAGGAAGATCCCAAAAGGTGCCATGACGGCACCCTGGAGTTCACCAGCATCGACGCTCACAAAGGCGTGGGTATGTCCACAGTGGCCTGTGTACTCAGGTTTCTGTCTGAATGCTAAGTAAACACATAGACTGATAGAGAGTATGGGATACGGGAAGAGTGATGTGGAGAAGGAGGGCTGAGGCTTGGCTCCTGTACTTGAGTAAGGGCCCTTAGGAATGCCTCTGGTCTTCAGGGGTGCCAGACTGTACTTAGGACTCACACAGCTGAGCTCTGTGCTGCCTTGTTTTCTAGTGTCTGGGTTCTGTGTGGCTTCTGTTTTGTATAAGCTAGCTTAGCCCCTTCTCTGCCCTTTCTGTGGAGGACATACGGACAGTGTCTGGTATGTGAGTGTCTTTACGGCTCCCAAAGACAGCTGGGTGTGAGGTGGCTTCAGACTTTACTTCCTAGACCAGAGGTAGCAGTTTCAAACCCTAAGACTTATCAGTTGGGTTCTAAGTAAGTTATTACTTGGAGAACAAAGGTTTGTTTTACACAGCCCATGGTTCAGTGATTTTATTATACGCAGGCAAATGTTTCTGCTGCAGGTTAGACCTGAGTGGACTGCTCTGTCTTGCTGTTTTTCTGGAATGCTGTTTCACCATGTTAACCTCCTGTTCTGTTTGTAGCCCCATCAAGACGTGGGGATTTGGAAATACTTGGTTATTGCATGATCCAGTGGCTCAGCGGCTGTCTTCCTTGGGANGATAACTTGAAAGATCCTAACTACGTTAGGGATTCCAAAATTAGGTAAGGGACAACTTACATTGTTTTGGGTTGCATGGTGATGGGGCAAAAGAAATAccccttttaaaaacatttttggttctctgtgagttttgtatcatgcaccccaatcctacTTTTATCTCCCCTCTCCTTGTACCCACTGCCCACCCTTGCaaacgccccccacccccacccccgcttcttAATTCTGATTTCTCACTGGAGTCCTTTTGATATCCTGTCGCTGTCCTGTGCCATGGAGATCCCATAGATTTAGATCTGTAGGACTAGCCCCTTCTGGACTCCAGCAGGTCATTGATGGGGTAGATTTGGGGTGGGGCAATTCAAAGCCCTGCATCTGGGCTCTTACCAGGGCCACCTCCACTCTGCTGCCCAGAGGATATGCAGGGCCCGATCTCCTGAGTGTTGCAGCTGGTGTGGGACAGgtccagctctcctgcctgccacagaTGGTGAGGGAGGCACAGATTCTGTCAGAGTTTCTTGACAGTTTCTTTGGAGTTTTATTCtgtagattatattttattttatttattttataggcaGGGTGTTGTTGAGCAGCCCTCCTGCCCGAGTCCGCACACCTGGCAGTGGTTTAAGTAGAAGGTGCAGGTTCGATAGCAGGTCTGTTTGACTTTGCTGTTCCCCTCAGACACACTGCCTGCTGAGATGTGTCCTATTATTGAAGGCTCTTGGGGACACACTTGTAACTAaggactccttccttcctccacagaTACAGAGACAACGTCGCAGCTTTGATGGAGAAATGCTTTCCTGAGAAAAATAAGCCAGGTAGGGAAGGCTCCAGTAGACCTTCGTACAGCTTTTGTTTTCTGGAAGGAAAAGCCCTCGGCCTGTGTGTGAGTTGGGCATTTCAGTTGCTGCTGTTGGAGGTACATGGTGAGCTGGGCAGTGAGCCTGGAGCCTCATACAGCTGCCCTTAGCTTTCAGGAATGGAAGTGGGTTGTGTTCACTGCGGCAGTGGCTATGGAGTTGTTTTGTGTACTGGAGTGCTGTCAGTGCAGGCTGTACCAGACCCATCCCTGAGCATGGCTAAGGATGTAACAGGGATTTCTGTTAGCACATTATACTGTTAGTCCTGTGGAGAATAAGAAAACAGGGAATGGAACTGGGAATGTGGAGAAGGCAcagagagtagggaggggaaTGTAAGTGTTGGTCAGAGAGGCCAGGGACAGCCTTGCAGCAGCTGAAGGAGGTGCTGTGTGGAGGCTGGGAAGACTGTCCTGATGGTGTGAGGCCTGCGTTCTTGGTCATCATGGGGTCATTGGCTTTTACTTTGATTGAGAGTCTACAGCTTGAAATAGGAGAAGGTGCCAGTGGCCTCGCCTTCTAGAGACATGAAATGTGTCTGGTTCCCCGGGAAGCTCTTCTGTCACCATCCATCCTGTTCCCAGTCACCCGGTGCCCCCACACTCTGCTGTGTGTCTTTTCACCTGCCCTGCTTTCCTGGGTTCCAGTCCTCACATACTCTGCGGCTTGTCTGGATCTTGTCCTCCGCACAGCACCAGCTTCCCATGGACTGTGAGAAGGGCTGAGTCAGCTGGCCTAGCATCATCTCCTCAAGACTTTTCCTTCATCTTCTCATGTTGCCCTTGTTAAGATGCAGGTGTGGACTCTGTTCTTTTTGTCTGTTCTTGGTTGTACCGCCTCAGATACTCCAGTCTGGCTTCTTTCTTGATGACTGACAGCATCTGGAGCCTTGGGTGTTGCTGGTTTTAAACCtgacttcattctttttctttttttaactaaagAATTAACtaaagtttttaaaacttaaaacttagGTGTAGGGGTGtctcctgcatgtgtgtctgtacacatgcGTGCCTAGTTCCTGCAGAAGCCAGTAAAGGTGTCCAGACTCCTGGAGCAGGACTTTgaggtggttgtgagttaccatgtgggttttgTGGTTGGACCCACATCCTTAggggagcagccagtgctccctccaccccccacccctggttCTTAACTGCGCTCTGTCGAAGCCTTAGTGTCGTCAATGTCAGCTTCACACTAACACTCCTCTGTTTGCTGGGCTTTGAGCTTGCAGTGGTTTGTGCTTGAGTTTTGAGAGCCACTGCCTTTGTAATACTGAATCTTCCAGCCCACTGTGGCAATTCTTCCATTTAATCCCTCCTTAAATTCTGGTTATATTTCGGTCTCTGCAGAAATCTTGCATAGTCACATTAGGTAATTGGTACTTTTTTATGGTAACTGTTCTGGTTTAAACATTTCTAGTTTTTAACAGTATGTAAAGATGGGGCAGATTTGTATGTGTTCTGCCTTGCATCCTGTTCTGCACTGTAGCTATTATCTATTAGTTTTAGCAGCTTTGTAGGaagtttgctttgttgttttctttcccttcccctctcttcctcctcccttactcccaccctcccccaccctctccctgccaggacttgctttctctgtgtatccctagctggccttgaacctgtgctcctcctgcctcagcttcctgaaagcTAGGATTCCATGTCTGTCTACCAAGACCATTTGTCATAGACCTTGAGGCAAGTAAGTACAGTTGAGCTGTTTGCTCCTGAAGACGCTTTGGCGCCCCtgacttgcttgcttgcttgccttcctGTAGCTTTTGTCAGACACACAGGTATTTGTTctagatgtttttttgttttgttttgttttgttttgttttttttttttttttttttttttttNNNNNNNNNNNNNNNNNNNNNNNNNNNNNNNNNNNNNNNNNNNNNNNNNNNNNNNttttgagacagggtttctctgtgtagccctgggtgtcctggaactcaactctgtagaccaggctggcctcgaactcagaaatccacccgcctctgcctcccaagtgctgggattaaaggcgtatgccaccactcccggctagatgtttttaaaatataaaattcttacTCATTCCTGGATGCTTCATACCTTTATGtagtgtgttttgatcatattataTTGGGTGTTTTAGATTCCATTTATCTGGTTAAGATAGTGGGTGCTTGCTAACCCTCCCCCTTGACCCCTCAGCTGTTGAGAATAGTGCCTGGCCACACTGTGGCACTTGAGTAGTTAAGCTACTGATTGTGTAAGTGTGTGGATGGCTCCTGCTCTGGCGAGAGCGGGAACATCTATCGTGTGTTGCATGTGGAATAGAAGGAAGGCTTGGGCTAGAGGAGGGCAGCCTTCTCAGTAACAGACCAGGGAGACCGAGGGGCAGGAGCTGGGGCCTGAGGTGATGGCCGCATGTCAGCAAACTAACTGATGGTGAAGGAGCAGTGGGCGCTGTGTCAAGGGAGATGCCAGTGAGTGGGGCCGGTCCTGTCAGTGAAGTTTCTTCTCATGCCAGAGGCGCCTTGCCTCTGGACCTGCCTCACTGTTCTTGGAGTTTGGTTTCTCACTTCATAGCATGCTCTCATAGAAGACTGCTAACTTCTAGGGTCACTGAAGCTCGGGCATACTATGTTCTGAATTCCTTTTATATATCCATTTGTTGTGTGTCGGAAGTATAACTTATGTTCTCTCATTGCCTCTAGGGCTGCAGAAATGTAACTCAGTCTGTTGTTTTACTTTACCTACCCGAGCTTTCCCAGACTTAGCTCTGACTGAGCACGGCTCTGTTGTAACGTGTTGCACACTTGTAGTTTTGCACTGGCTGTGACTGTTTTCTTAGGAATGAGCTGGACATACTGGGTTTGTGACTAAATGTGGTAAAATGATTGTGTTGTTATTTTAGGTGAGATCGCTAAGTACATGGAGTCTGTGAAACTACTGGAATACACCGAAAAACCTCTCTATCAAAACCTGCGTGACATCCTTTTACAAGGACTAAAAGCTATAGGAAGTAAAGACGATGGCAAACTGGATTTTAGTGCTGTGGAGAACGGAAGTGTGAAGACAAGACCAGCCTCAAAGGTGGGTCTGGTTATTGAATGGTGCTTCGGGTTTCCTTTGATCCCACCATGAGGTAGTTCACGGAGCGAGGCTAAGGCTCAGCAAGGAAGCTAGGCGGGCTGATGGGTAAGAGGGCATTTATATAAAGGAGGGCAGACTGATGACAGAGAGTGTATAGGAGACTAGGGACAGCGAgtatttccaggagcaggttgTTCAGTATCTGAAATGACCTTACCTGTGACCTGAGGTTAGGTGTCGATGGGGCGGTGACTCTTCTGCCATCAGCCTTGTCCTAGGTAGGTAGAGGGGGTCTCTTTTTCAAAGGCATCTTAAATGTACAGTCACCTTGCTACCTGGCCAgtacttcctttttatttattttctttttggtttgtggagacaaggtttctctgtgtagccatggctatcttggaactttgtagaccaggctggcctcaaactccacctgcctctgcctcctgagtgctgggagtaaaggcgtgcgccaccactgcctgctagCACTTTCTGGTTGGGGTTACTGGTGAAGGTTTACAGAAAGGTATTCCTAGTGTAGTGTGACTCAGGGTGAAGAGATCACATCACCCTTCCCAAGCTTGCCTCTGTTTTTCCTGGATCCTGCTTCAGCAGCTGGGTCAAGGGGGTCACAGGGCCACTTTTGCTTGTTGCAGACATGTTTCTAAACGGTTATTTTGGGCTCACTTCTTCAGGTTTTAGGTAGAAGGaagctatgagttttcatctCTCTAATATCCCTGCCCTGATTTtctaacacatttattttatcttttgtgtgtgaACACTTAGAGTTAATTAGACTCCGTATGCATTCTCTCACAAGAGGGATGTCTTCGTCCATAGCCCATCTCTCAAGTTGTTAAGAGGGCAGGTGTCCTGGtgtttctctgtgctctgtgttCTTAGTGGTTAGAGTTCCTGagtcttatatttttcttcttatttttttattattgctctgtcctttctcttgGATTCATCTTTTAGAGTATGTGTTCAAGTTCCTTCTTTTGAGGCGAGCTATAAGTGGTAAACTTTATGTATCCACGGTTTCCACCAACGGTGTTATTTGCTTCATTGAGAGTGATTTGGTCAGAGtcactgctgagctgtctgtctCTCGGCTTCCAGTTTGGTTAATTTTGTTTGTTACTCGATTTCTGGTTTCCCCCCTATGTTTGAGGcctcttgcttttcattttatcCCCACATTCTGCTTCCACCATAgaatgtgtgagagagtatgtgcgtttttttcttagtttaaaCCTCGTATATGCTTGGTGCTTGGTGCTTGGTGAACCGCGGCTGAAGACATGACACTCATCCTGGAACTTGAGAAGATCATCTTTGTAAGCGTGCAGGTGCCTCCTCTTCATCTCCCTGAGTGTCTTCCCTGAGACCCGGGAGAGCTGGAATccagcttctcttttcttctcctttccattGTGTAGCTTTTCTTTTTGCTGGTCTAACTCTATTGATGATAACACCGATCTGTGGACTTCTAGCTCATCTCCCTCATTTGTGACTTCTCCGTGACATTTTAGGGGAATTAgtgattttctttgtgttttagtttTCAATACCATATGctacccctccccccttcttcatTCCTCCAGAGGACTCTCTCACCTTCATGCCTCTTCTCTGTATGCACTGGGTTTAGTCAGGGCAGTCTGTGTGGCCTTAGGTCTGGGGCCGTGGTGGAACCTGGTGTGGTCAACAGGTGCACAGCTGAAGGCAGTGCTTCCCCTTCTCCCAGAATTCCTCAGTAGCCAGTAGATGAGCAGGAATGGGCAAGGCCCAAGAGCCTTTCTTGCATCTATGACCTAGTGAAGACTGAGTTTATTCTTGTTTTCCTGGTGTAATAGCCTCTTACGTCTCTTTGTGGGTAGGAATTGCTGTTTTATAACAGCTCTGAGCATGGGGATTCTGTGTGTTGTTTGAGTTTAGTCTCTCTCTTGTTCTGTAATTGTCCTTGGGTTTTGTTCCTCACCCCATTTGGAATGGTATTCCCTGTTTACTGTTTCTGTCCAGTGCCTGTCACCAGAGGTGAGAGAGTGAGATTCTTGGGACGGGCCACATGGGGACTTCTGGTGTCAGAACTCCTGGCTTCTCCACTTCTTCTGTCGAGTCTGGAGTCCCTTCAATAAGAATACCTCAggttgccgggtgtggtggcgcatgcctttaatcccagcactcgggaggcagaggcaggtggatttctgagttggaggccagcctggtctacaaagtgagttccaggacagccagggctaNNNNNNNNNNNNNNNNNNNNNNNNNNNNNNNNNNNNNNNNNNNNNNNNNNNNNNNNNNNNNNNNNNNNNNNNNNNNNNNNNNNNNNNNNNNNNNNNNNNNNNNNNNNNNNNNNNNNNNNNNNNNNNNNNNNNNNNNNNNNNNNNNNNNNNNNNNNNNNNNNNNNNNNNNNNNNNNNNNNNNNNNNNNNNNNNNNNNNNNNNNNNNNNNNNNNNNNNNNNNNNNNNNNNNNNNNNNNNNNNNNNNNNNNNNNNNNNNNNNNNNNNNNNNNNNNNNNNNNNNNNNNNNNNNNNNNNNNNNNNNNNNNNNNNNNNNNNNNNNNNNNNNNNNNNNNNNNNNNNNNNNNNNNNNNNNNNNNNNNNNNNNNNNNNNNNNNNNNNNNNNNNNNNNNNNNNNNNNNNNNNNNNNNNNNNNNNNNNNNNNNNNNNNNNNNNNNNNNNNNNNNNNNNNNNNNNNNNNNNNNNNNNNNNNNNNNNNNNNNNNNNNNNNNNNNNNNNNNNNNNNNNNNNNNNNNNNNNNNNNNNNNNNNNNNNNNNNNNNNNNNNNNNNNNNNNNNNNNNNNNNNNNNNNNNNNNNNNNNNNNNNNNNNNNNNNNNNNNNNNNNNNNNNNNNNNNNNNNNNNNNNNNNNNNNNNNNNNNNNNNNNNNNNNNNNNNNNNNNNNNNNNNNNNNNNNNNNNNNNNNNNNNNNNNNNNNNNNNNNNNNNNNNNNNNNNNNNNNNNNNNNNNNNNNNNNNNNNNNNNNNNNNNNNNNNNNNNNNNNNNNNNNNNNNNNNNNNNNNNNNNNNNNNNNNNNNNNNNNNNNNNNNNNNNNNNNNNNNNNNNNNNNNNNNNNNNNNNNNNNNNNNNNNNNNNNNNNNNNNNNNNNNNNNNNNNNNNNNNNNNNNNNNNNNNNNNNNNNNNNNNNNNNNNNNNNNNNNNNNNNNNNNNNNNNNNNNNNNNNNNNNNNNNNNNNNNNNNNNNNNNNNNNNNNNNNNNNNNNNNNNNNNNNNNNNNNNNNNNNNNNNNNNNNNNNNNNNNNNNNNNNNNNNNNNNNNNNNNNNNNNNNNNNNNNNNNNNNNNNNNNNNNNNNNNNNNNNNNNNNNNNNNNNNNNNNNNNNNNNNNNNNNNNNNNNNNNNNNNNNNNNNNNNNNN
This genomic window from Mus caroli chromosome 12, CAROLI_EIJ_v1.1, whole genome shotgun sequence contains:
- the Vrk1 gene encoding serine/threonine-protein kinase VRK1 isoform X4, whose protein sequence is MGRLCTTGCGGDGAVVKMPRVKAAQAGRPGPAKRRLAEQFAAGEVITDMSRKEWKLGLPIGQGGFGCIYLADTNSSKPVGSDAPCVVKVEPSDNGPLFTELKFYQRAAKPEQIQKWIRTHKLKYLGVPKYWGSGLHDKNGKSYRFMIMDRFGSDLQKIYEANAKRFSRKTVLQLSLRILDILEYIHEHEYVHGDIKASNLLLSHKNPDQVYLVDYGLAYRYCPDGVHKEYKEDPKRCHDGTLEFTSIDAHKGVAPSRRGDLEILGYCMIQWLSGCLPWXDNLKDPNYVRDSKIRYRDNVAALMEKCFPEKNKPGEIAKYMESVKLLEYTEKPLYQNLRDILLQGLKAIGSKDDGKLDFSAVENGSVKTRPASKKRKKEAEESAVCTVEDMECSDTQVQEAAQTRSRRQQHLGLEQDMLRLDRRGSRTRKKAQK
- the Vrk1 gene encoding serine/threonine-protein kinase VRK1 isoform X1 codes for the protein MGRLCTTGCGGDGAVVKMPRVKAAQAGRPGPAKRRLAEQFAAGEVITDMSRKEWKLGLPIGQGGFGCIYLADTNSSKPVGSDAPCVVKVEPSDNGPLFTELKFYQRAAKPEQIQKWIRTHKLKYLGVPKYWGSGLHDKNGKSYRFMIMDRFGSDLQKIYEANAKRFSRKTVLQLSLRILDILEYIHEHEYVHGDIKASNLLLSHKNPDQVYLVDYGLAYRYCPDGVHKEYKEDPKRCHDGTLEFTSIDAHKGVAPSRRGDLEILGYCMIQWLSGCLPWXDNLKDPNYVRDSKIRYRDNVAALMEKCFPEKNKPGEIAKYMESVKLLEYTEKPLYQNLRDILLQGLKAIGSKDDGKLDFSAVENGSVKTRPASKKRKKEAEESAVCTVEDMECSDTQVQEAAQTRSVESQGAIHGSMSQPEAGCSSSDSSRRQQHLGLEQDMLRLDRRGSRTRKKAQK
- the Vrk1 gene encoding serine/threonine-protein kinase VRK1 isoform X5 codes for the protein MGRLCTTGCGGDGAVVKMPRVKAAQAGRPGPAKRRLAEQFAAGEVITDMSRKEWKLGLPIGQGGFGCIYLADTNSSKPVGSDAPCVVKVEPSDNGPLFTELKFYQRAAKPEQIQKWIRTHKLKYLGVPKYWGSGLHDKNGKSYRFMIMDRFGSDLQKIYEANAKRFSRKTVLQLSLRILDILEYIHEHEYVHGDIKASNLLLSHKNPDQVYLVDYGLAYRYCPDGVHKEYKEDPKRCHDGTLEFTSIDAHKGVAPSRRGDLEILGYCMIQWLSGCLPWXDNLKDPNYVRDSKIRYRDNVAALMEKCFPEKNKPGEIAKYMESVKLLEYTEKPLYQNLRDILLQGLKAIGSKDDGKLDFSAVENGSVKTRPASKKRKKEAEESAVCTVEDMECSDTQVQEAAQTRSRTRKKAQK
- the Vrk1 gene encoding serine/threonine-protein kinase VRK1 isoform X2 gives rise to the protein MGRLCTTGCGGDGAVVKMPRVKAAQAGRPGPAKRRLAEQFAAGEVITDMSRKEWKLGLPIGQGGFGCIYLADTNSSKPVGSDAPCVVKVEPSDNGPLFTELKFYQRAAKPEQIQKWIRTHKLKYLGVPKYWGSGLHDKNGKSYRFMIMDRFGSDLQKIYEANAKRFSRKTVLQLSLRILDILEYIHEHEYVHGDIKASNLLLSHKNPDQVYLVDYGLAYRYCPDGVHKEYKEDPKRCHDGTLEFTSIDAHKGVAPSRRGDLEILGYCMIQWLSGCLPWXDNLKDPNYVRDSKIRYRDNVAALMEKCFPEKNKPGEIAKYMESVKLLEYTEKPLYQNLRDILLQGLKAIGSKDDGKLDFSAVENGSVKTRPASKRKKEAEESAVCTVEDMECSDTQVQEAAQTRSVESQGAIHGSMSQPEAGCSSSDSSRRQQHLGLEQDMLRLDRRGSRTRKKAQK
- the Vrk1 gene encoding serine/threonine-protein kinase VRK1 isoform X3; this encodes MPRVKAAQAGRPGPAKRRLAEQFAAGEVITDMSRKEWKLGLPIGQGGFGCIYLADTNSSKPVGSDAPCVVKVEPSDNGPLFTELKFYQRAAKPEQIQKWIRTHKLKYLGVPKYWGSGLHDKNGKSYRFMIMDRFGSDLQKIYEANAKRFSRKTVLQLSLRILDILEYIHEHEYVHGDIKASNLLLSHKNPDQVYLVDYGLAYRYCPDGVHKEYKEDPKRCHDGTLEFTSIDAHKGVAPSRRGDLEILGYCMIQWLSGCLPWXDNLKDPNYVRDSKIRYRDNVAALMEKCFPEKNKPGEIAKYMESVKLLEYTEKPLYQNLRDILLQGLKAIGSKDDGKLDFSAVENGSVKTRPASKKRKKEAEESAVCTVEDMECSDTQVQEAAQTRSVESQGAIHGSMSQPEAGCSSSDSSRRQQHLGLEQDMLRLDRRGSRTRKKAQK
- the Vrk1 gene encoding serine/threonine-protein kinase VRK1 isoform X6, which translates into the protein MPRVKAAQAGRPGPAKRRLAEQFAAGEVITDMSRKEWKLGLPIGQGGFGCIYLADTNSSKPVGSDAPCVVKVEPSDNGPLFTELKFYQRAAKPEQIQKWIRTHKLKYLGVPKYWGSGLHDKNGKSYRFMIMDRFGSDLQKIYEANAKRFSRKTVLQLSLRILDILEYIHEHEYVHGDIKASNLLLSHKNPDQVYLVDYGLAYRYCPDGVHKEYKEDPKRCHDGTLEFTSIDAHKGVAPSRRGDLEILGYCMIQWLSGCLPWXDNLKDPNYVRDSKIRYRDNVAALMEKCFPEKNKPGEIAKYMESVKLLEYTEKPLYQNLRDILLQGLKAIGSKDDGKLDFSAVENGSVKTRPASKKRKKEAEESAVCTVEDMECSDTQVQEAAQTRSRTRKKAQK